One Eubalaena glacialis isolate mEubGla1 chromosome 11, mEubGla1.1.hap2.+ XY, whole genome shotgun sequence DNA segment encodes these proteins:
- the LOC133100880 gene encoding LOW QUALITY PROTEIN: major facilitator superfamily domain-containing protein 1-like (The sequence of the model RefSeq protein was modified relative to this genomic sequence to represent the inferred CDS: inserted 1 base in 1 codon; substituted 2 bases at 2 genomic stop codons), whose amino-acid sequence MEEEEEEARALLPGGPNEAGRGAPVTPPAPGALPALCDPSRLAHRLLVLLLMCFLGFGSYFCYDNPAALQTQVKRDMQVNTTKFMMLYAWYSWPNVVLCFFGGFLIDCVFGIRWGAVMFSCFVCVGQVVFALGGIFHVFWLMEFGRFVFGIGGESLAVAQNTYAVSWFKGKELNLVFGLQLSMARIGSTVNMNLMGWLHSKVEASVGSADHTTLAVTLMIGGITCILSLVCALALAYLDXRAEXILHKEQGKTAEVIKLTDVEDFSLPLWLIFIICVCYYVAVFPFIGLGKVFFTEKFGFSSQGASAINSIVYVISAPMSPVFGLLVDKTGKNIIWVLCAVVTTLASHMMLAFRLWNPWIAMCLLGLXYSLLACALWPMVAFVVPKHQLGTAYGFMQSLQNHGLAVISIIAVMILDTWGYLFLEVFFIACVSFSLLSVALLYLVKRAQGGNLNYSARQREEMKLSHAE is encoded by the exons atggaggaggaggaggaggaagcgaGGGCGCTGCTGCCTGGTGGCCCCAACGAGGCCGGCAGAGGCGCCCCCGTTACCCCCCCTGCCCCCGGGGCGCTGCCGGCCCTCTGCGACCCCAGTCGCCTGGCGCACCGGCTTTTGGTGCTGTTGCTGATGTGCTTTCTTGGTTTCGGCAGCTATTTTTGCTATGATAATCCTGCTGCCCTTCAGACTCAGGTTAAACGGGATATGCAGGTGAATACCACGAAATTCATGATGCTGTATGCCTGGTATTCTTGGCCCAATGTagttttgtgtttctttggtGGCTTTTTGATAGACTGCGTATTTGGAATACGATGGGGCGCCGTTATGTTTAGTTGCTTTGTTTGCGTTGGACAGGTTGTTTTTGCTCTGGGTGGAATATTTCACGTTTTTTGGCTGATGGAATTTGGAAGGTTTGTGTTTGGGATTGGTGGGGAGTCCTTAGCAGTTGCCCAGAATACATATGCTGTGAGTTGGTTTAAAGGCAAAGAATTAAACTTGGTGTTTGGACTCCAACTTAGCATGGCTAGAATTGGAAGTACAGTAAACATGAACCTCATGGGATGGCTGCACTCTAAGGTTGAAGCTTCAGTGGGTTCTGCTGATCACACAACCCTTGCGGTCACACTTATGATCGGGGGTATAACATGTATTCTTTCACTAGTCTGTGCCTTGGCCCTTGCTTACTTGGATTAGAGAGCAGAATGAATCCTTcataaagaacaaggaaaaacAGCTGAAGTTATCAAGTTAACTGATGTGGAGGACTTCTCCTTACCCCTGTGGCTCATATTTATCATCTGTGTCTGCTATTATGTTGCTGTGTTCCCTTTCATTGGACTTGGCAAAGTTTTCTTTACAGAGAAATTTGGCTTTTCCTCCCAGGGAGCGAGTGCTATTAACAGTATTGTATATGTAATATCAGCTCCCATGTCCCCAGTATTTGGGCTTCTGGTGGATAAAACAGGAAAGAACATCATCTGGGTTCTGTGTGCAGTGGTGACCACTCTTGCTTCCCACATGATGCTGGCCTTCAGGCTGTGGAACCCTTGGATTGCTATGTGTCTCCTGGGAC TCTACTCATTGCTTGCCTGTGCATTGTGGCCAATGGTGGCATTTGTAGTTCCCAAACATCAACTGGGAACTGCATATGGCTTCATGCAGTCCCTTCAGAATCATGGGTTGGCAGTCATTTCCATCATTGCTGTCATGATATTGGATACTTGGGGATATTTGTTTTTAGAAGTTTTCTTCATTGCCTGTGTTTCTTTCTCACTTTTATCTGTGGCCTTACTCTACTTGGTGAAGCGTGCCCAAGGTGGGAACCTAAATTATTCTGCAAGacaaagggaagaaatgaaactTTCTCACGCAGAATGA